From Phenylobacterium montanum, the proteins below share one genomic window:
- the yidD gene encoding membrane protein insertion efficiency factor YidD, translated as MTLYERTVRGAHRAYKLTLSLLIGRHCRFTPTCSDYAAEALIVHGPWRGGYLATRRLCRCNPWGGSGYDPVPRRAPKRGWTCET; from the coding sequence ATGACCCTCTACGAACGCACCGTCAGGGGCGCCCACCGCGCCTACAAGCTGACGCTATCGCTCCTGATCGGGCGCCACTGCCGCTTCACCCCGACCTGTTCGGACTATGCGGCCGAGGCCCTGATCGTTCACGGACCCTGGCGGGGCGGATATCTCGCCACCAGGCGTCTGTGCCGTTGCAATCCCTGGGGTGGATCAGGCTATGACCCTGTGCCCCGGCGCGCCCCGAAACGGGGCTGGACGTGTGAGACATGA